A stretch of Candidatus Hydrogenedentota bacterium DNA encodes these proteins:
- a CDS encoding amidohydrolase family protein — MSESMLLRGRLLGKTETVDVELRDGRIHGLRPAKNGTPDAGDGQSLFMPGLFDIQVNGAFGYDMQSSALTVDMVHGLNEQLLRHGVFRWVPTLVTDSAEALEHKCRVLGEALGDPALARHIPGIHLEGPHISPEDGPRGAHPAAHVCAPDLKLFERLHRASGGRILYVTLAPEWRGALAFIRAVTAKGVTVSLGHHKAEAEDIRAAADAGARLCTHLGNGLASLIHRHQNPLWPQLADDRLHVSLIADLEHLPVDLLKVLFRAKGIQRIILVSDSVLLAGMKPGKYQLFDAAVELKRSGRVCLSGTDLLAGSSLFLPEGVVNFSAAVEIPMAQAVAAASRVPARLLGVPLPLWPPRPGRRAEFSFYREAPKKDQAFPMPEFTLAGGIFRS; from the coding sequence ATGTCAGAATCAATGCTTCTGCGCGGCAGACTTTTGGGTAAGACTGAGACGGTAGATGTTGAATTGCGTGACGGGCGGATTCATGGGCTGCGCCCTGCAAAGAATGGGACGCCCGATGCGGGGGATGGACAATCTCTTTTTATGCCCGGTCTTTTTGATATACAGGTGAACGGTGCCTTCGGCTATGACATGCAGAGCAGCGCGCTGACGGTGGACATGGTTCACGGCCTTAATGAGCAGCTCCTCCGACACGGTGTATTTCGGTGGGTGCCCACCTTGGTCACAGACAGTGCCGAGGCGCTGGAACATAAGTGCCGGGTTTTGGGAGAAGCCTTAGGCGACCCGGCATTAGCGCGGCATATCCCTGGTATCCATCTTGAAGGCCCGCATATTTCGCCGGAGGACGGCCCCCGAGGAGCTCATCCCGCTGCCCATGTATGTGCGCCGGATCTGAAGCTTTTTGAGCGGCTCCACCGCGCCAGCGGCGGGCGTATTCTTTACGTTACGCTGGCTCCTGAATGGCGTGGCGCTTTAGCGTTTATCCGCGCGGTCACTGCAAAAGGAGTGACGGTGTCGCTGGGTCATCATAAAGCGGAAGCGGAGGATATCCGCGCCGCTGCCGATGCGGGCGCTCGCTTATGCACCCATCTGGGTAACGGGCTCGCCTCGTTGATCCATCGTCATCAAAATCCTTTGTGGCCGCAGCTTGCCGATGATCGACTCCACGTTTCGCTCATTGCCGATCTGGAGCATCTGCCCGTAGATTTGTTGAAAGTGCTGTTCCGTGCCAAAGGCATCCAACGTATCATCCTCGTGTCGGACAGTGTATTGCTCGCGGGGATGAAGCCGGGAAAATACCAACTCTTTGATGCGGCGGTGGAGCTAAAACGCAGCGGACGGGTTTGTCTTTCCGGCACCGATTTATTGGCGGGCAGCAGCCTCTTTCTTCCGGAAGGGGTGGTGAATTTTTCCGCAGCTGTGGAGATACCCATGGCGCAAGCGGTTGCTGCGGCGAGCCGTGTACCGGCGCGACTGTTGGGCGTACCCTTGCCCCTGTGGCCGCCCCGTCCGGGTCGCAGGGCAGAGTTTTCTTTTTATCGTGAGGCGCCGAAAAAAGATCAGGCTTTTCCCATGCCTGAGTTCACCTTAGCTGGAGGAATTTTTCGCTCATGA
- a CDS encoding tetratricopeptide repeat protein codes for MRGIFKYGRRFLRNSGKATKLFLTREIGFSEYRTQCRRHYQAAIHEMTRPPVSDRRKAAIRYLNQGIHFYNEKRYAEALAAFEQAVDYDPQYGRAHLYYGNTQYKLHNHEEALASWNCVVRMEPHSESGVKAQEKLDTVRSKEKQTVREIQEHLRRA; via the coding sequence ATGCGTGGAATCTTCAAGTACGGTCGCCGTTTTTTAAGAAATAGCGGTAAAGCAACCAAGCTTTTCCTAACACGGGAAATCGGCTTCTCAGAATACAGGACCCAATGCCGGCGTCATTATCAAGCGGCGATTCACGAAATGACGCGGCCCCCCGTTTCAGACCGGCGCAAAGCGGCCATCCGCTACCTGAACCAGGGCATACACTTTTACAACGAAAAACGCTACGCAGAGGCTTTAGCCGCTTTCGAACAGGCTGTTGATTATGATCCCCAGTACGGCCGTGCCCATCTCTATTACGGGAACACCCAATACAAATTGCATAATCATGAAGAGGCGCTCGCCTCGTGGAACTGCGTGGTACGCATGGAACCACATTCTGAATCGGGTGTAAAAGCGCAAGAAAAACTCGACACCGTTAGAAGCAAAGAAAAGCAGACAGTGCGCGAAATTCAAGAACACCTGCGCCGCGCCTAA
- the eda gene encoding bifunctional 4-hydroxy-2-oxoglutarate aldolase/2-dehydro-3-deoxy-phosphogluconate aldolase: MNSLLKMLHGQRVVPALPGLDDPEMVTPLCDALLEGGLPCLEITLRTEHGLKMVALAAKTRTQILVGAGTVLSVDQAQAAIDGGARFIVSPGFDPKIVARCLEAKVAVLPGVATATEVQGARSMGLEAVKFFPASLLGGPAMLSALRGPFPDMYFVPTGGVNLENLAQYLQLPNVPACGGTWMFPRAALEARDYGTIAAAVRDTVQRVHSLTQAL, from the coding sequence ATGAATTCGCTTTTGAAAATGCTTCATGGGCAGCGCGTCGTTCCGGCCTTGCCCGGTTTGGATGATCCTGAGATGGTCACGCCTCTGTGCGATGCGCTTTTAGAAGGCGGTTTGCCCTGTCTGGAAATTACGCTTCGAACGGAGCATGGGTTGAAGATGGTGGCGCTGGCGGCGAAAACACGGACCCAAATATTGGTAGGAGCCGGCACGGTCTTATCTGTGGATCAGGCACAAGCCGCCATTGACGGGGGCGCGCGTTTTATTGTGAGTCCCGGTTTCGATCCGAAGATTGTGGCCCGTTGCTTGGAAGCGAAGGTCGCCGTGCTGCCCGGCGTGGCGACAGCAACAGAAGTACAGGGGGCGCGTTCTATGGGGCTGGAAGCGGTGAAGTTTTTTCCCGCTTCCCTTCTCGGCGGCCCCGCCATGCTCAGCGCGCTGCGCGGTCCCTTTCCCGATATGTATTTCGTGCCGACAGGGGGTGTGAATTTGGAGAATCTGGCGCAGTACTTGCAGCTGCCCAATGTGCCCGCCTGCGGAGGAACGTGGATGTTTCCCCGTGCCGCCTTAGAGGCGCGTGACTATGGGACTATCGCCGCAGCTGTGCGGGACACGGTGCAACGGGTTCATTCTTTGACACAAGCCTTGTAA
- a CDS encoding VCBS repeat-containing protein: MSWIILLSCAALSAPELYSLHTETNVWDVAVSDLNQNGFKDILVLCSDETAVPLNKSVCIFLADTEGAYPDKPSLRLPLPEEMGALFLAEVDGTPPIELVAVSGSKAWVYQFGPSGFKLLKNPACPSLYPTRSREPVFIKGGAVDLDGDGIDEWLIPVEEGVQIRTLYEEHAVVTCDVVSEMRSSESIHIIHRLPDIQTFTLDHTPVKGLAFLSDEYADFAFGKNWTEHRRFHLPLNLEEKWDASAVLKDINGDQFPDLIITQTRGTVRMHAETHVYIAQEPFVYPDEPDAVFSCKGAVSSPVVIDVNSDGNLDLVFIRIPFGVSNVMNYFVRGKVAAHAEVYLFEDSKFSDKADYKTTMTVDAPEGRSRVAYVFGDFDGDGQLDVAYGTGAKTLSVYTGDPTRFLSAKPRHKFDIPGYGNAHAVNLDNRGSEDILIFRPGSDLSKRVDILVFQDES; encoded by the coding sequence GTGAGCTGGATCATTTTATTAAGCTGCGCCGCACTTTCCGCGCCTGAACTTTATTCACTCCATACAGAAACCAATGTATGGGACGTGGCAGTCAGCGATTTAAATCAAAATGGCTTCAAGGATATCCTTGTCTTGTGCAGTGACGAAACCGCCGTACCCCTGAACAAATCGGTCTGTATCTTTTTGGCTGATACAGAGGGAGCCTACCCCGATAAACCATCCCTGCGCCTCCCCTTGCCCGAGGAAATGGGCGCTCTCTTTCTCGCAGAAGTGGATGGCACACCGCCCATCGAATTGGTCGCTGTTTCCGGATCAAAAGCGTGGGTCTACCAATTCGGCCCGTCAGGATTCAAGCTGCTCAAAAACCCGGCCTGCCCTTCCTTATATCCCACACGCAGCCGCGAACCGGTCTTCATCAAAGGCGGCGCTGTCGATTTAGACGGTGACGGGATAGACGAATGGTTGATACCCGTAGAAGAGGGCGTACAAATACGGACCCTCTACGAAGAGCATGCTGTCGTGACCTGCGACGTGGTCAGTGAAATGCGTTCCAGTGAAAGCATCCATATCATACACCGCCTGCCCGACATTCAAACATTTACCCTCGACCACACGCCCGTCAAAGGGCTTGCTTTTCTCAGCGATGAATACGCAGATTTCGCTTTCGGCAAAAATTGGACCGAACACCGACGTTTTCATCTGCCCCTGAACTTGGAGGAGAAATGGGATGCCTCCGCCGTACTGAAAGACATTAACGGCGACCAATTCCCAGACTTGATTATCACCCAGACCAGGGGAACGGTACGCATGCATGCAGAAACCCATGTCTATATAGCGCAAGAACCTTTCGTCTATCCCGACGAGCCTGACGCCGTCTTCTCTTGTAAAGGCGCTGTATCCAGTCCTGTTGTCATCGATGTGAACAGCGACGGCAATTTGGATTTGGTTTTTATTCGCATTCCTTTCGGCGTTAGCAATGTGATGAATTATTTCGTGCGCGGCAAAGTCGCCGCTCATGCAGAAGTCTATCTCTTCGAAGACAGCAAATTCTCAGACAAAGCCGATTATAAAACGACCATGACAGTAGACGCGCCCGAGGGCAGGTCACGGGTTGCCTATGTCTTCGGCGATTTCGACGGCGACGGACAGCTAGACGTCGCCTATGGCACCGGCGCAAAAACCTTGTCTGTCTACACCGGCGATCCCACGCGTTTCCTTTCAGCCAAACCAAGGCACAAATTCGATATCCCCGGTTACGGAAATGCCCACGCTGTCAACTTGGATAACAGAGGCTCGGAAGATATCCTTATCTTTCGACCGGGCAGTGATCTCAGCAAAAGAGTGGATATCCTCGTCTTTCAAGACGAGTCTTAA